The Tenebrio molitor chromosome 2, icTenMoli1.1, whole genome shotgun sequence DNA segment CTGGTTATGACGTCCAGGATGGTCCCCAGTTGTACTATATGGATTACTTAGCATCCATGGCTAGTGTGGACTACGCAGCACACGGCTATGGTGGTTACTTTTCACTTTCCATAATGGACCGCAACTACCTACCAACTTTAACTCGTGATGAAGGGTACGAGTTGTTGAAGAAATGTGTAAAGGAGGTCCACACGAGACTCATTGTTAATTTGCCCAACTTCAAAGTCCAGATCGTCGATAAGGATGGGGTCCACGACATGCCATCGATCACCGTTGAAAGCTTGAGAAATTAATTCTTTTCTagtattaatatatttttaaaaaaagtcgaGTTTCATTTTTAAGGTGACAAATTGCAAGGTCGAAGTATCTCAATActtttaatagaaaatattccatttcttaaaaattaacagcacttaacaaatttcaataaggaaggaatataaaaaattggattataataaatacaatTCAATTAATGGATTTcacagaaaacattttttttttataataatagtaCGCAAAcagtttttcaataaaaatttatttaacttttttggcTTCTGGTTTATTCGACTTTTcgtcttttttcttttcttcaaTCTTTTCCTCGGGAGAGTCTTCATACCTGCagacaaaattttgttattccCTCACAATTGACCGATTCTAACTCACTTGAAGAGGGCGGTAAGGTCGCCTTTGACCAGAGCCAGAAGTAGAGGCGTCCCCACACATGCGGGCACAAGATAGAGCAGGGCGGGTTGGGCGTGTTTGAATACATGCATCACAAAAATGGTAGCCATTAGACCAAGGAAATATGCCAAACAGGCTGCGTGGAAATACGTTTTGGTTTGCCGTTTCAGACTGTGGTCAAACCTTAACAACAAGGCGATGAAGATGCCTGGAATTACGATGTCTCCTAAACCTAACATGGCAAAGTTGTTGGCAGCAAATCCGTTCTGGAGCAAGTCTTGGGGGAATACCACTGGAAAATTCGAGATTAAAAACTAATACGCTGATGCGGTTAGTACTCACATTTGATTGGGGCTTCGAAACTCTTGGCCACTGTGACCATGACGTCGGTTCCGAACACCCAGAAGATGTCGTAGAAGAAGAGGCCGCACAACAATATGCAACCAGTGATTACGTTATTTAGGTGGAGTAATTCTACAGCATTTACGGCGAATGCTAgtccaaataaattattagcaATCCAGTGTTTCTGGATTAAGTACCAGGCCCCGACTAGAGAGCATGCAGCTAATGAGACTACATCGTAAGAGGAAAACCGATAGTTGATTAAGTATTGAGCTAATTCGCCTTCTCCTTGCTTGAAGGTGATGTGGAAGGGAATATTTGGAATTGCAGCTGGTACAAGCTTACTCACTACAGGACTgtaaacatgaaaaaaaaaactggtcttGAGCAATCATTTTGGCAACGTTTTCAGTAATATTGACCTTAGCAGATGGGTGAGAGCCAACACCCCAAGGAAGAAGAAGTAAccagttaataataaattgatgtACTCCTTGGAGAACAGCTTGAACACAACATACAGTCCTACGAGGGCACATGATGCCATAATTGGAAATATGGCAGCATCTTTCTTGGTCATTTTTTCGGGTTTCTGTAACTCGTCAATGAAATCAAGAATGATCGGGGTGCGTTTTGGTAATTTATTCAGTGACAGGTTGCCTTACATTTTCCTTATGGTAGTTGACGGAGCGGTATGCACCGAAGAATATGGGCAAGAGGGCCATTATGACGATGCTCCCGTACGCCACCGCCATCCCTTCGGGGGTGCTTGGTGGCTTCCCCGTCGCATTTGTAGCATTTTCTTTCACATTTTCTGTAGCCTGTGCCACGATTATATTGACAACGTCTGCCATGTTTTGAAAAGACCGAAGTGAAGTTGGCGAACGACGTTGAAGTACTAATTGACTTGACAAACTGACGTAAGCACGTGAAGGTAGACGCGAAATATGGGACAAACACGGCAAAACTACGCAAATGCACAGGAAACACGTATtccaatattaaaataaaacacgcCCAACCTATatattaataatgaaaaaaaaaactagtcGTATACCAGATTTCCTGTATCGGCTCAGGAAGCATTAACAATTGTGATTTTGGCAGACAAAGAAAACTAAATGTCACGTGCTATAAGCCATACTACTTAAAAgtcattttcataaaaatataaaatgattaTTACCACcctaaaaattgttgaaaaacaaatttaattgccAACGTTGCTGCTTTCAAGATTTTTGAAATCGTTCCTTTCCTGTCTATTTtcgtgattaaatttaaattaaggaTATAGCATGACAATGCTGACTTGCtatttcctgttttttttttgtatctaccatcaacaaatcaaaattttatctacagggttattcacgagtaataaataacgggtgactattaaaattttcacttagggttgg contains these protein-coding regions:
- the LOC138124219 gene encoding minor histocompatibility antigen H13; its protein translation is MADVVNIIVAQATENVKENATNATGKPPSTPEGMAVAYGSIVIMALLPIFFGAYRSVNYHKENKPEKMTKKDAAIFPIMASCALVGLYVVFKLFSKEYINLLLTGYFFFLGVLALTHLLSPVVSKLVPAAIPNIPFHITFKQGEGELAQYLINYRFSSYDVVSLAACSLVGAWYLIQKHWIANNLFGLAFAVNAVELLHLNNVITGCILLCGLFFYDIFWVFGTDVMVTVAKSFEAPIKLVFPQDLLQNGFAANNFAMLGLGDIVIPGIFIALLLRFDHSLKRQTKTYFHAACLAYFLGLMATIFVMHVFKHAQPALLYLVPACVGTPLLLALVKGDLTALFKYEDSPEEKIEEKKKDEKSNKPEAKKVK